From the Pontiella agarivorans genome, one window contains:
- a CDS encoding sensor histidine kinase has translation MFIALYGLVLSVFIPSAQASVRNWINTKSDRMIDQLSIIQAELNKLPKTGPVGSPTTLGYQSQLFESLDQKLTIEVPFSEEVSVDLVVLVPAIYPLDGITLSPIGFPERFYIERIFQDGTTEVIADHRNTNYELQGIEPQLFFCPDAKPIVGIRVTTTRIAEEAFLAFGEIFAFAGEYNAALNAQVVAPKPRKKNLIWNTPCLVDGHTYYRPADRTSTVDRHEFRSFSQQVDLIFDLKEERTIDELRLWPVLINFQYVQSYDLGFGFPKDIKLEVLKYPEDPAPELIFQNAEELPAPGSTPYMKRLPPVHARYLRLTVANGHLGTRPNLQKRIFLSEVEFLHRGTNLVRNISPIANTYEHDKPYKPNPDILTDGLTNDGQIVPLRVWLIDYARKKELERQKKFLEAKLDLALIQEKNRVVTVAAAAVGLAIILALMIWVVRLLDQRHWANMRDQIASDLHDEVGANLSSIAHSVEMLSELIEMPTALQKKLLNSTTQTAKMTARDTRRFIKILNPKNKRISFESQIRHIADQMLGPIKTSFAMSEIEAFNGLKPIQQWNLILFIKEVLNNTIKHANATEVRISTMRDRANVKLILQDNGCGIDPDNLPLLHLELRAKKMKGKMELESSRELGTRISLTLRVKR, from the coding sequence GTGTTCATTGCGTTATATGGTCTTGTTCTATCTGTCTTCATTCCGTCTGCTCAGGCTTCAGTACGCAACTGGATAAACACCAAGTCAGACCGGATGATTGACCAACTCTCAATCATTCAAGCAGAATTGAACAAACTGCCGAAAACGGGACCGGTCGGCAGCCCGACAACACTGGGATATCAATCGCAGCTATTTGAGTCGCTAGATCAGAAGTTGACCATCGAGGTACCGTTCAGCGAAGAGGTGTCGGTTGATTTAGTGGTTCTTGTTCCGGCGATCTATCCGCTGGATGGCATTACGTTGAGCCCGATTGGATTTCCTGAACGGTTTTATATCGAACGAATATTCCAGGATGGAACCACTGAAGTGATTGCAGATCACCGGAATACGAATTATGAACTTCAGGGTATTGAACCACAGCTTTTTTTCTGCCCGGATGCTAAACCGATAGTCGGTATCAGGGTCACAACAACCCGGATAGCCGAGGAAGCCTTTCTTGCATTTGGAGAAATTTTTGCATTTGCCGGGGAATATAATGCGGCGCTGAACGCTCAGGTCGTCGCTCCCAAACCGAGAAAAAAAAATTTAATATGGAATACCCCCTGTTTAGTGGATGGCCATACGTACTACAGACCGGCAGACCGAACCAGTACGGTTGACCGTCATGAATTCCGCTCCTTTTCGCAGCAAGTCGATCTCATCTTTGACCTGAAAGAAGAAAGAACAATTGATGAGCTGCGGCTTTGGCCGGTTCTTATTAACTTTCAATATGTTCAGTCCTACGACCTTGGCTTCGGATTTCCGAAAGACATTAAACTCGAGGTTCTGAAGTACCCTGAAGATCCGGCTCCAGAACTTATTTTTCAAAACGCAGAAGAACTTCCAGCGCCCGGGTCAACGCCTTATATGAAGCGCCTGCCGCCTGTTCACGCGCGCTATTTACGACTTACAGTTGCAAATGGTCACCTTGGAACGCGGCCCAATCTTCAAAAAAGAATCTTTTTAAGCGAAGTTGAATTTTTGCATCGGGGAACAAATCTGGTGCGGAATATCAGTCCTATTGCCAATACGTATGAACACGACAAACCTTATAAGCCCAATCCCGACATTCTTACAGATGGACTCACCAATGACGGCCAGATTGTTCCATTGCGGGTATGGCTGATTGACTATGCGCGAAAGAAAGAGCTCGAACGGCAGAAAAAATTCCTGGAAGCCAAACTTGATCTCGCCTTGATTCAGGAAAAAAACCGCGTTGTCACCGTGGCCGCCGCGGCGGTGGGACTGGCCATTATTCTGGCGCTGATGATCTGGGTTGTACGGTTGCTGGATCAGCGTCATTGGGCGAATATGCGTGATCAGATTGCCAGCGATCTCCACGATGAAGTAGGAGCCAATCTCAGCAGCATTGCTCATTCCGTTGAGATGTTAAGCGAGCTCATCGAAATGCCGACTGCACTTCAGAAAAAATTATTAAACTCCACCACACAGACGGCGAAAATGACGGCTCGGGACACCCGCCGCTTCATAAAAATTCTAAACCCGAAAAATAAAAGAATTAGTTTTGAATCCCAAATTCGCCACATCGCAGACCAAATGCTCGGCCCGATTAAAACCTCTTTTGCGATGAGCGAAATTGAAGCGTTCAATGGGTTAAAACCTATTCAGCAATGGAATCTGATTCTTTTCATTAAAGAAGTGCTGAATAATACGATTAAACATGCGAATGCAACCGAAGTACGAATCAGTACAATGAGGGACAGGGCGAATGTAAAACTGATTCTTCAGGATAACGGCTGTGGAATCGATCCCGACAACCTGCCTCTTCTACATCTGGAACTACGGGCAAAAAAAATGAAGGGTAAGATGGAGTTGGAGTCGTCCCGTGAACTGGGAACCCGGATTTCTCTGACTTTAAGGGTAAAACGATGA